A section of the Deinococcus terrestris genome encodes:
- a CDS encoding UDP-glucuronic acid decarboxylase family protein: MNILITGSAGFIGGHLVRRLLEQGHHVTGVDNYIGGQPATTERLRHPRFQFTEADVRVALPYSGPRLDWVLHLASLASPAHYQRFPLETLQVNAQGTQQALELAAQHGATFLLASSSEVYGDPLAHPQREDDRGHVSCTGPRSCYDEAKRYAEALTMAYHRTRGAETRIVRIFNTYGPHMRPDDGRVVTTFVQQALRGEPLTVYGDGEQTRSFQYVDDLIDGLLRLMAVPYHGPVNLGNPEEVTVLELARLVGDLVGSPPQLEYRPLPPDDPRRRQPDITLARRLLDWVPRIGLREGLERLLAEERASGGGRHAAS; the protein is encoded by the coding sequence TTGAATATCCTGATCACGGGGAGTGCGGGCTTTATCGGGGGCCATCTGGTCCGGCGCTTGCTGGAACAGGGCCACCACGTGACCGGCGTGGACAATTACATCGGCGGGCAGCCCGCCACGACCGAGCGGCTGCGTCATCCCCGATTTCAGTTCACCGAGGCCGATGTCCGGGTCGCCCTGCCCTACAGCGGCCCCCGCCTCGACTGGGTGCTGCATCTGGCCAGCCTGGCGAGCCCCGCGCATTACCAGCGGTTTCCCCTGGAAACGCTGCAGGTCAACGCCCAGGGCACCCAGCAGGCCCTGGAGCTGGCCGCGCAGCATGGCGCGACCTTCCTGCTGGCCAGCAGCAGTGAGGTCTACGGGGATCCCCTGGCCCATCCCCAGCGGGAAGACGACCGCGGGCACGTGAGTTGCACGGGACCCCGCAGTTGCTACGACGAGGCCAAGCGCTACGCCGAGGCCCTCACCATGGCCTACCACCGGACCAGGGGCGCCGAGACGCGGATCGTGCGCATCTTTAATACCTATGGCCCCCACATGCGGCCCGACGACGGGCGGGTCGTCACCACCTTCGTTCAGCAGGCGCTGCGGGGCGAGCCCCTGACCGTGTACGGGGACGGCGAGCAGACCCGCAGCTTTCAGTATGTCGATGACCTGATCGACGGTCTCCTGCGGCTGATGGCCGTGCCGTACCACGGACCCGTGAACTTGGGCAACCCCGAGGAGGTGACGGTTCTGGAACTGGCCAGGCTGGTGGGGGACCTGGTGGGCAGCCCCCCACAACTGGAGTACCGCCCCCTGCCGCCGGATGACCCCCGGCGGCGGCAGCCCGACATCACCCTGGCGCGGCGCCTGCTGGACTGGGTGCCCCGAATCGGGTTGCGGGAGGGCCTGGAGCGCCTGCTGGCCGAGGAACGGGCCTCCGGGGGGGGGCGTCATGCCGCCTCTTAG
- a CDS encoding glycosyltransferase: MPPLRFLYAFTVPATALVFYTSHLRDLQRRGHRVHLVSDPEPPGVVREVVRRSGVTFHAVPMRREIRLRADLASLAAMVRTVRRVRPDVLNFTTPKGALLAGLAGAVHRVPLRVYNMMGLRSETARRTPLAPLRPLLLAMEWLTCACAHEVICISPSNRDEAIALGLVRPGKIRVLGSGSAAGIPVERYARPDPAAVQALRGRLNLPEGTPVVGFVGRLVLQKGLTELLEAWPLVHACFPQARLLLVGELDPANPLPAAVRRALDTGRGIVRLDAEADMSRVYPLMSVFTLPSLHEGLGMVLLEASAAGVPTVVTDGAGVRDTNLPGITGLQVPAGDVPALALALQRLLADPAWARRLGQQGQAWVQATFNEQIMNDHWATFYEEAWARRQRARRARPGSPTPLTWGQHSPPGGQQGPPREVV; encoded by the coding sequence ATGCCGCCTCTTAGGTTCCTGTACGCGTTCACGGTGCCAGCCACGGCGCTGGTCTTTTACACGTCTCACTTGCGCGACCTGCAGCGCCGGGGTCACCGGGTGCATCTGGTGAGCGACCCTGAGCCGCCGGGTGTGGTCCGCGAGGTGGTCCGGCGCAGTGGAGTGACCTTTCACGCCGTTCCGATGCGGCGCGAGATTCGGTTGCGGGCGGACCTCGCGTCCCTGGCAGCGATGGTCCGGACCGTGCGCCGCGTGCGGCCCGACGTCCTGAACTTCACCACGCCCAAGGGGGCCTTGCTTGCGGGCCTGGCGGGCGCCGTCCACCGGGTCCCGCTGCGCGTGTACAACATGATGGGCCTGCGCAGCGAGACCGCACGCCGCACCCCGCTGGCTCCCCTGAGGCCCCTGCTGCTGGCGATGGAATGGCTCACGTGTGCCTGCGCCCACGAGGTGATCTGCATCAGTCCCTCCAACCGGGACGAGGCAATTGCCCTGGGGCTGGTGCGCCCTGGCAAGATTCGCGTGCTGGGATCGGGCAGTGCCGCCGGGATTCCGGTGGAGCGGTACGCGCGTCCGGACCCCGCGGCTGTGCAGGCCCTGCGCGGTCGCCTGAACCTGCCGGAGGGGACCCCGGTGGTCGGCTTCGTGGGCCGCCTGGTGCTGCAAAAGGGCCTGACGGAACTGCTTGAGGCCTGGCCGCTGGTCCACGCCTGCTTTCCGCAGGCCCGGCTGCTGCTGGTGGGGGAGTTGGACCCGGCCAATCCCCTTCCGGCGGCCGTGCGCCGGGCGCTGGACACCGGCCGGGGCATCGTGCGGCTGGACGCCGAAGCCGACATGAGCCGCGTCTACCCCCTGATGAGCGTCTTTACCCTTCCGAGCCTGCACGAGGGGCTGGGGATGGTGCTGCTGGAGGCCTCGGCCGCCGGGGTGCCGACCGTGGTGACCGACGGTGCCGGGGTACGTGACACGAATCTGCCAGGAATCACGGGACTCCAGGTGCCTGCCGGAGACGTGCCTGCCCTGGCGCTGGCCCTGCAGCGGCTGCTGGCCGATCCCGCCTGGGCGCGTCGCCTGGGCCAGCAGGGGCAGGCCTGGGTTCAGGCCACTTTCAACGAACAGATCATGAATGACCACTGGGCCACCTTCTATGAGGAGGCCTGGGCGCGGAGGCAAAGGGCACGCCGCGCGCGGCCCGGTTCCCCCACCCCGCTGACCTGGGGTCAGCATTCACCACCGGGCGGCCAGCAGGGACCGCCCAGGGAGGTTGTATGA
- a CDS encoding DegT/DnrJ/EryC1/StrS family aminotransferase, producing the protein MSVPTQPRRPLDMAASELDQSDIQGVLDVLRSGRLALGPQVEAFEQAMAEYVGVRHAVAVNSGTAALHLIVRALGLGPGDEVLVPSFTFAASVNVLLYEGVRPVFVDITPDTYNLDPEELERRRTPRTRAVMVVDVFGHPAPWTELQAFAERHGLALIDDCCEALGSRYRGIPLGQLGDAGAFAFYPNKQITTGEGGMVVTNRDDLADLARSMRNQGRGQMGAWLEHERLGYNYRLPELSAALGVTQLARLDAFVAARSAVAARYDTLLQGLGTVTPPVVRPEVDMSYFVYVVTLQGGLHRDRVMEALQQRGVPSRGYFAPLHQQPYLRELLGEAPDLPVTQDAARRTLALPFHTRLGAEDAAYVVQMLREVTEQP; encoded by the coding sequence ATGAGTGTACCGACCCAACCGCGCCGTCCTCTGGACATGGCGGCGTCCGAACTGGACCAGAGTGACATCCAGGGGGTACTTGACGTGCTCCGCAGTGGCCGCCTGGCCCTGGGTCCCCAGGTCGAGGCCTTCGAGCAGGCCATGGCCGAGTACGTGGGCGTGCGCCACGCCGTCGCCGTCAATTCCGGAACTGCGGCCCTGCACCTGATCGTGCGGGCTCTGGGGCTGGGTCCCGGCGACGAGGTGCTGGTGCCCTCCTTCACCTTCGCGGCCAGTGTCAACGTGCTGCTCTACGAGGGCGTTCGCCCAGTGTTCGTGGACATCACCCCCGACACCTACAACCTGGACCCGGAAGAACTCGAGCGCCGACGCACGCCCCGGACGCGGGCGGTGATGGTGGTCGACGTGTTCGGGCATCCCGCACCCTGGACCGAACTCCAGGCGTTCGCCGAGCGGCACGGCCTCGCCCTGATTGACGACTGCTGCGAGGCGCTGGGCAGCCGCTACCGCGGCATTCCCCTGGGGCAGCTCGGGGACGCCGGGGCCTTCGCCTTTTACCCCAACAAGCAGATCACGACCGGGGAAGGCGGCATGGTCGTGACCAACCGCGACGACCTCGCGGACCTGGCCCGCAGCATGCGCAACCAGGGCCGGGGTCAGATGGGCGCCTGGCTGGAGCACGAGCGCCTGGGCTACAACTACCGCCTGCCGGAGCTGTCGGCGGCGCTGGGCGTCACCCAGCTCGCGCGGCTCGATGCCTTCGTCGCGGCCCGGTCTGCGGTGGCCGCCCGCTACGACACGCTGCTGCAGGGGCTCGGGACCGTGACGCCCCCCGTCGTCCGGCCCGAGGTCGACATGAGCTATTTCGTGTATGTGGTGACCCTGCAAGGGGGACTGCACCGGGACCGGGTGATGGAGGCGCTGCAGCAGCGCGGCGTGCCCAGCCGCGGCTACTTCGCGCCCCTGCACCAGCAGCCGTACCTGCGAGAGCTGCTGGGTGAGGCGCCCGACTTGCCCGTGACCCAGGACGCGGCCCGCCGGACCCTGGCCCTGCCCTTCCACACGCGGCTGGGCGCGGAGGACGCCGCTTACGTCGTGCAGATGCTGCGCGAGGTCACGGAGCAGCCATGA
- a CDS encoding polysaccharide biosynthesis protein, translating into MTCPDPGGQRTLILGAGYAGRLIAEELRRQPRADLLPVGFLDDAPALQGQQVAGLPVLGPIRGHIALAADQAQAQRLILAMPSASGEEVRGIFEEAQASGRLVQIMPSLSELLLDRPKVPQLRDVNLADLLRRPPARLAHEDIGAYLTGQTVLVTGAGGSIGSELARQVAHYAPGHLILFGRGENSIFSIQQELIERFPEVRQSAIIGDVRHAKHLQRVFERCQPQVVLHAAAHKHVPLMEDSPSEAIYNNVIGTRILSSLCLEFGVRRFVNISSDKAVNPTSVMGASKRLAEMIISVAAQSANPDQAFMSVRFGNVLGSRGSVVPTFIRQIEAGGPVTITDERMTRYFMTIPEASRLVLQAGALADNGKVYVLKMGQPVRIVDLAQDLIRLSGQDIKILVTGMRRGEKLYEELLTAHESVDQTPHEDIFIARLEVPDAEWLAAELAALEAYAREEDYAHVRQQLRKMIPESQVAAE; encoded by the coding sequence ATGACTTGCCCGGACCCTGGCGGACAGCGGACCTTGATTCTGGGGGCTGGCTACGCGGGGCGGCTGATCGCCGAGGAGTTGCGGCGCCAGCCGCGCGCGGACCTGCTTCCGGTCGGATTTCTCGACGACGCCCCGGCGCTTCAGGGGCAGCAGGTGGCTGGCCTGCCTGTTCTGGGACCGATCCGGGGCCACATCGCCCTGGCCGCGGACCAGGCCCAGGCCCAGCGGCTGATTCTCGCCATGCCCTCCGCGTCCGGCGAGGAGGTGCGGGGCATTTTTGAAGAGGCGCAGGCCAGTGGCCGACTGGTGCAGATCATGCCGAGCCTGAGTGAACTGCTGCTCGACCGCCCCAAGGTGCCGCAACTGCGCGACGTCAACCTGGCAGACCTGCTGCGCCGCCCCCCGGCCCGGCTGGCGCACGAAGACATCGGCGCGTATCTCACCGGACAGACGGTGCTCGTCACCGGAGCGGGGGGCTCGATCGGCAGCGAACTTGCCCGGCAGGTGGCGCACTATGCGCCGGGCCACCTGATTCTCTTTGGGCGCGGGGAAAACAGCATTTTCTCGATTCAGCAGGAGCTGATCGAGCGCTTCCCGGAGGTGCGGCAAAGCGCCATCATCGGGGACGTGCGGCATGCCAAGCACCTGCAGCGCGTCTTCGAGCGCTGTCAGCCCCAGGTGGTGCTGCACGCGGCGGCCCACAAGCATGTCCCCCTGATGGAGGACAGCCCCAGCGAGGCCATCTACAACAACGTGATCGGCACGCGGATTCTCAGCAGCCTGTGTCTGGAATTCGGCGTGCGGCGCTTCGTGAACATCTCCAGCGACAAGGCCGTCAACCCCACCAGCGTGATGGGCGCGAGCAAGCGCCTGGCCGAGATGATCATCAGCGTGGCGGCGCAGAGTGCCAACCCGGATCAGGCGTTCATGTCTGTCCGGTTCGGCAACGTGCTGGGCAGCCGCGGCAGTGTGGTGCCGACCTTTATCCGCCAGATTGAGGCCGGGGGGCCGGTCACCATCACCGACGAGCGGATGACGCGCTATTTCATGACCATTCCCGAAGCGTCGAGGCTGGTCTTGCAGGCCGGAGCCCTGGCGGACAACGGCAAGGTGTACGTCCTGAAAATGGGGCAGCCGGTCCGGATCGTCGACCTCGCGCAGGACCTGATCCGGCTGTCGGGTCAGGACATCAAGATTTTGGTCACCGGGATGCGCCGGGGCGAAAAGCTGTACGAGGAACTGCTCACCGCCCACGAGAGCGTCGACCAGACCCCGCACGAGGACATTTTCATCGCCCGCCTGGAGGTGCCGGACGCGGAGTGGCTCGCGGCGGAACTCGCGGCCCTCGAAGCCTACGCCCGCGAGGAGGATTACGCGCACGTGCGGCAGCAGTTGCGCAAGATGATTCCGGAAAGTCAGGTGGCGGCCGAGTAA
- a CDS encoding LCP family protein, with protein MSDHRLHLLLIGNDEEQLGRGRGDVLMVLTFDPVGKRLTFLNIPRDTRVQLPGRGWVKLNAAYAYGGPSLQTQAVERFLGFPMDRYVEISLAGFRQAIDAVGGVEVHPAFAFTVGPYAFTPGSQRLDGLQALAYTRMRKNDPEGDLGRNRRQQEVIASLIREFSAVPLDDLIGLVDRLLDDLASNLRTNLTPSEVITVRTQHSYLLESQAHEQVRGTGKIIGGSWYYVVPDQERQRLHLLLRDR; from the coding sequence ATGTCGGACCACCGGCTCCACCTTCTCCTGATCGGCAACGACGAGGAGCAACTCGGCCGCGGCCGCGGCGACGTGCTGATGGTCCTGACCTTCGATCCCGTGGGAAAGCGGCTGACGTTCCTGAATATTCCACGGGACACGCGCGTGCAGCTCCCTGGCCGGGGCTGGGTCAAACTGAATGCCGCCTACGCCTACGGGGGGCCGAGCCTGCAAACGCAGGCCGTCGAGCGCTTTCTGGGCTTTCCGATGGACCGGTACGTGGAAATCAGCCTGGCCGGGTTCCGGCAGGCCATCGACGCCGTGGGAGGGGTCGAGGTTCATCCCGCTTTTGCCTTCACAGTGGGACCGTACGCCTTCACGCCGGGCTCCCAACGCCTGGACGGCTTGCAGGCCCTGGCTTACACCCGCATGAGAAAGAACGATCCCGAGGGGGACTTGGGGCGCAACCGCCGGCAGCAGGAAGTGATTGCCAGTCTCATTCGGGAATTTAGTGCGGTTCCGCTGGACGACCTGATTGGGCTCGTCGACCGGCTGCTTGATGACCTGGCCTCCAACCTGCGGACCAACCTCACCCCGTCCGAGGTCATCACGGTACGGACCCAGCACAGCTACCTGCTGGAGAGCCAGGCCCACGAGCAGGTGCGGGGAACGGGCAAAATCATCGGCGGCAGTTGGTACTACGTGGTCCCGGATCAGGAACGCCAGCGTCTCCACCTGCTGCTGCGCGACCGTTGA
- a CDS encoding cellulose synthase operon protein YhjQ/BcsQ, producing the protein MTIGRTSAPGSSEASRQEAETEIDLATLLQGVRRRLPAVLLTAAVLALAAYLWSLIRPPVYEATANLLASSSQSQIGVVGGAVVSPLPPGTVADVVASPLILRPLVQAVEKSPEIGAEERQRLVRTLTRDLLTGGEEGSVAPQHRTISVTAEQGGQENSTYQVRARAQTPQAAQVLANLTVSLLLEWDTERTLRDVRLARENFTLQLAQTDRRLALPGLSALERQTLLYRRATMQDNLAQLRLLEQAQPGVLKPLSAATEPLRPVSSSPLRNAGLTALLALLLGTGLATLLAVLDRRIQSEAGLLSLGLPVLGVLPRLSGRGAAQLEQTDALGFVRINLQATLPVPRPILMISGITGGEGASALTSALASSLAASGQRVLILDADARHGRPREWDAAKHAGSGPPLSGASGVRRLEEAPGAPTSVQVRPAAPGVDVLPIGMVSGGSLGLSHPELGEWLRRWSQGYDVVLVDSPPLSTFPDGLALGRHADATLLVIAAGQTLLPDVQQVLRRLQVAGAPVLGFVLNQGAAPSRPFRRGSGPSVAAPRPAPSPAVKEVR; encoded by the coding sequence GTGACCATCGGCCGCACTTCCGCCCCCGGTTCTTCAGAGGCGTCTCGCCAGGAGGCCGAAACCGAAATTGATCTCGCCACGCTCTTGCAGGGCGTGAGGCGGCGTCTGCCCGCTGTCCTCCTGACGGCCGCTGTCCTGGCGCTGGCCGCCTACCTGTGGTCCCTCATCCGGCCGCCGGTGTACGAGGCCACCGCGAACCTGCTGGCCTCCAGCAGCCAGAGTCAGATTGGTGTGGTGGGGGGGGCAGTGGTTTCTCCGTTGCCCCCGGGCACGGTTGCGGACGTCGTGGCGAGCCCCCTGATTCTGCGGCCGCTGGTGCAGGCTGTGGAAAAGAGCCCGGAGATCGGGGCAGAGGAGCGGCAACGGCTGGTCCGCACGCTGACACGTGACCTGCTGACCGGGGGGGAAGAGGGGTCGGTAGCCCCGCAACACCGGACCATCTCGGTCACAGCCGAGCAGGGAGGTCAGGAGAACAGCACCTATCAGGTGCGTGCCCGTGCGCAGACCCCCCAGGCCGCGCAGGTGTTGGCCAACCTGACGGTGAGCTTGCTGCTGGAGTGGGATACGGAGCGCACGCTCCGGGACGTGCGTCTTGCCCGGGAGAATTTCACCCTCCAGTTGGCCCAGACGGACCGCCGACTGGCCCTGCCGGGTCTGTCGGCCCTGGAGCGCCAGACCCTGCTGTACCGCCGCGCGACCATGCAGGACAATCTCGCGCAACTCCGCTTGCTGGAGCAGGCGCAGCCGGGGGTCCTCAAGCCTCTGTCGGCGGCCACCGAGCCGCTCCGTCCGGTCAGTTCCTCTCCGCTGCGCAACGCTGGACTGACCGCGTTGCTGGCGCTGCTGCTGGGCACTGGCCTGGCAACCCTGCTGGCGGTGCTGGATCGCCGGATCCAGAGCGAGGCGGGCCTGCTGAGCCTGGGCCTGCCCGTCCTGGGAGTTCTCCCACGTCTGTCCGGCCGGGGCGCTGCCCAACTGGAGCAGACTGACGCCCTGGGATTTGTGCGGATCAACCTTCAGGCCACCCTGCCAGTGCCGCGGCCCATTCTGATGATTTCGGGAATCACCGGGGGCGAGGGTGCCAGTGCCCTGACGTCTGCCCTGGCCAGCAGCTTGGCGGCCAGTGGCCAACGGGTGCTGATTCTTGACGCGGACGCGCGGCATGGTCGGCCGCGGGAGTGGGACGCGGCCAAACACGCTGGGTCCGGGCCGCCGCTCAGCGGCGCGAGTGGTGTGCGCCGCCTTGAAGAAGCTCCCGGTGCCCCCACGAGCGTGCAGGTGCGGCCTGCTGCGCCGGGCGTGGACGTGCTGCCCATCGGCATGGTCTCTGGAGGGAGTCTGGGGCTGAGTCATCCAGAGCTCGGAGAGTGGCTGCGCCGCTGGAGCCAGGGGTACGATGTGGTTCTGGTGGATAGCCCTCCCCTGTCGACCTTCCCCGACGGCTTGGCCCTGGGCAGACACGCGGACGCCACCCTCCTGGTGATCGCCGCGGGTCAGACGCTCCTGCCCGATGTGCAGCAGGTGCTGCGCCGCCTGCAGGTGGCCGGAGCGCCTGTCTTGGGATTCGTGCTGAACCAGGGCGCGGCGCCTTCCCGGCCGTTCCGTCGCGGCTCCGGGCCGTCTGTGGCGGCCCCCCGCCCTGCCCCTTCTCCGGCTGTAAAGGAAGTGCGGTAG
- the wbaP gene encoding undecaprenyl-phosphate galactose phosphotransferase WbaP → MGLRVPAGGARAVASVRPSRRVGAARLTGLPQAICLALADVLSALIAYALASLVLTALGRSGLPLESLLIWLGLWVLWRAYQGLYPGYGRSPQTELRLHTTGTIQIAVGQLAAAFAVDRWAPGTLGVVLVWALILVLSLLLRYAVRALLIRAGQFGRSISVIGAGRTGSLIIGHLCAHPSYGLNPVAAYDDDRSLHGTALHGVPVLGPIEQALTQPLTEQALLSIPGARAETQRHLVNSVYGSFAITWVIPDLFGVPNQALLPHSIGNVASLEIRNNLRSVQARVLKRSIDLLGAVLGGLLISPLLLLIALAIRLDTPGPAVYRARRLGRGGQMFDCFKFRSMYRDADEKLKHVLEDDPALRAEFEATHKLKSDPRVTRVGAFLRKTSLDELPQLANVLLGTMSLVGPRPIVQAEVEKYGAVYDTYKLIRPGMTGYWQANGRSDTSYADRVAMDRFYITNWTPWLDMVIMIQTVRVVVMGKGAY, encoded by the coding sequence ATGGGCCTGCGCGTCCCGGCGGGAGGGGCGAGGGCGGTGGCGTCAGTCCGGCCGAGCCGTCGGGTGGGCGCGGCTCGCCTCACCGGACTTCCCCAGGCGATCTGCCTGGCGCTGGCGGATGTCCTCAGCGCCCTGATTGCGTACGCCCTTGCCTCGCTGGTCCTGACTGCTCTTGGGCGCTCAGGCTTGCCACTGGAGAGCCTCCTGATCTGGCTGGGCCTCTGGGTGCTGTGGCGGGCCTACCAGGGCCTTTATCCCGGATATGGCCGTTCTCCTCAGACGGAACTGCGACTTCACACGACCGGAACCATTCAGATCGCCGTAGGGCAGTTGGCTGCCGCGTTTGCCGTGGACCGCTGGGCACCTGGGACCCTGGGGGTCGTGCTGGTATGGGCGCTCATTCTTGTCCTGTCCCTGCTGCTGCGGTATGCCGTCCGCGCCTTGCTGATTCGCGCCGGACAGTTCGGGCGGTCTATCAGCGTGATCGGAGCTGGGCGCACAGGTTCCCTGATCATCGGCCACCTGTGCGCCCACCCGTCCTATGGCCTCAACCCCGTCGCCGCCTACGATGATGACCGTTCCCTGCACGGCACGGCGCTGCACGGCGTTCCTGTCCTGGGTCCTATCGAGCAGGCCCTCACCCAGCCGCTGACGGAGCAGGCCCTGCTCTCTATTCCTGGGGCGCGCGCAGAGACGCAGCGGCATCTTGTGAACAGCGTCTACGGTTCCTTTGCGATCACCTGGGTGATTCCGGACCTGTTCGGCGTCCCCAACCAGGCCCTCTTGCCTCACAGCATCGGCAACGTGGCGAGCCTGGAGATCAGGAACAACCTCAGGAGTGTGCAGGCGCGGGTGCTCAAGCGCAGCATCGATCTGCTGGGAGCGGTGCTGGGTGGCCTTCTGATTTCTCCCCTGCTGCTGCTGATTGCTCTGGCGATCCGCCTCGACACGCCAGGCCCCGCTGTCTACCGTGCCCGCCGCCTGGGCCGGGGGGGACAGATGTTCGACTGTTTCAAATTCCGCAGCATGTATCGGGATGCGGACGAGAAATTAAAGCATGTGCTGGAGGATGACCCAGCCCTTCGCGCTGAGTTCGAGGCCACACACAAGCTCAAAAGTGACCCCCGCGTGACCCGCGTCGGGGCTTTTTTGAGAAAAACCAGCCTGGACGAGTTGCCGCAGTTGGCCAACGTCCTCCTGGGCACCATGAGCCTGGTCGGTCCACGGCCAATCGTGCAGGCTGAGGTGGAAAAGTACGGAGCTGTCTACGACACCTACAAGCTGATCCGCCCTGGGATGACGGGCTATTGGCAGGCCAACGGCCGCAGTGACACCAGTTACGCTGACCGGGTGGCCATGGACAGGTTTTACATCACCAATTGGACGCCTTGGCTGGACATGGTCATCATGATCCAGACCGTCCGTGTTGTGGTGATGGGCAAAGGAGCGTACTGA
- a CDS encoding lipopolysaccharide biosynthesis protein yields MTGRARMVSNLLSLYGVQLATLALPLVTLPFLSRVLGPTAWGQLAAVQALGLTLSLVIEYGFAYSATRAVAAHQDRPDLIAQAAQQVLSARLVLTALAALAGALIFILSSPFREEPLLFLFGLLYAASRGFTPLWYYQGIEDMRLAAVIDMAMKALAAALIFLLVRLPEQAWLVLALQACTILIGQWLNTARMYRSIPYSPPTLWAAAAGLRAGWSMFLFRGSVGLYTTANAAILRVFVPGSAVSYYAGAEQLTNAAKSLIQPISQLIFPRMSYLARHDSLFAATLARRTLVLLTAVMSGIAMIAFLTAPAFIPWFFGGDYVKSTSIFQWLCLTLPLTTISGVLGIQWMLPLGMDRAFNTIIISGGIINIVLVSLLTLRMGLYGAVYSIIITEAIIAITMVLYLYKKTPQIFYLGVPKNFEMARIAGDKK; encoded by the coding sequence TTGACTGGCCGTGCCCGAATGGTCAGCAATCTCCTCTCGCTTTATGGCGTTCAGTTGGCCACCCTTGCCCTGCCGCTGGTCACCTTGCCTTTTCTGTCCCGTGTGCTCGGGCCAACGGCTTGGGGTCAGCTCGCCGCAGTTCAGGCCCTGGGTCTGACCCTCTCTTTGGTCATTGAATACGGCTTCGCCTACAGTGCCACCCGCGCCGTGGCTGCCCACCAGGACAGACCTGACCTGATTGCCCAGGCAGCACAACAGGTGTTGAGTGCCAGGTTGGTCCTCACCGCACTCGCTGCGCTGGCTGGAGCGCTCATTTTCATACTCTCATCCCCGTTTCGGGAGGAACCTCTACTTTTTTTATTTGGCTTGCTGTATGCGGCTTCCAGGGGGTTCACGCCACTCTGGTACTACCAGGGGATAGAAGATATGCGTCTGGCCGCTGTCATTGATATGGCGATGAAAGCTCTGGCCGCCGCCCTTATTTTCCTACTGGTTCGTCTGCCCGAACAGGCTTGGTTGGTTCTCGCCCTTCAAGCCTGCACAATTCTGATAGGGCAGTGGTTAAATACAGCCCGCATGTATAGGTCCATTCCCTACAGTCCCCCGACTCTGTGGGCTGCCGCCGCTGGACTGCGGGCGGGCTGGAGTATGTTTCTGTTCAGAGGCTCCGTGGGACTCTATACCACGGCCAATGCCGCCATCCTGCGCGTCTTTGTTCCCGGGAGCGCGGTTTCCTACTATGCAGGCGCTGAGCAACTCACCAACGCGGCAAAGAGCCTGATTCAACCGATCTCCCAACTTATCTTTCCTAGAATGAGCTATCTGGCCAGGCACGATTCTCTGTTTGCGGCAACATTGGCACGCCGGACTCTGGTTCTTCTTACTGCTGTTATGTCCGGCATTGCGATGATTGCTTTCTTGACAGCGCCAGCCTTTATTCCGTGGTTTTTTGGAGGGGACTACGTAAAAAGTACTTCTATTTTCCAGTGGCTGTGTCTGACCCTGCCTCTAACCACGATCAGTGGCGTGCTCGGAATTCAGTGGATGCTCCCTCTAGGCATGGATAGGGCATTTAACACGATCATTATTTCGGGCGGTATCATCAATATCGTTCTCGTTTCTTTGCTCACGCTGAGGATGGGCTTGTATGGTGCTGTCTATTCTATAATCATTACCGAAGCTATCATAGCTATAACCATGGTGCTTTACCTATATAAAAAAACTCCGCAAATCTTTTATCTGGGTGTACCTAAGAATTTCGAGATGGCTCGTATTGCGGGAGATAAGAAGTGA
- a CDS encoding glycosyltransferase → MKNVCAIVVTYNRQASLEKCIQAIRSQSYPTDILVVDNASTDGTPKYIKEMYPEISLIQLDENLGGAGGFSAGVKYARDHLSADWYVLLDDDAFMHHDCVLNMVSYMNDVNYAHSVLISRLIDDASYFEAERGAMPVDKGTFVGFFISSEMVGNIGEPKGDYFIYWDDAEYSYRAKNASYGIYRVGESIIEHKDWSGRGQLNIRYGPVKFNYTPLAGWRTYYLIRNRFLCDSDSGHSMWKAGLSALKYLLKTMLVKPSNTVIVLKAMLHGVTGRRGKLISP, encoded by the coding sequence GTGAAAAATGTTTGCGCCATCGTAGTCACTTATAATAGGCAAGCCTCACTCGAAAAATGTATTCAAGCGATCCGATCCCAGTCCTATCCGACAGATATACTTGTTGTGGACAATGCTAGTACGGATGGTACTCCTAAGTATATCAAAGAGATGTACCCGGAAATCAGTCTGATTCAGCTTGATGAAAATCTTGGTGGTGCTGGGGGATTTTCGGCTGGAGTAAAGTACGCTCGCGATCATCTTTCGGCCGATTGGTACGTTCTGCTGGATGATGACGCCTTCATGCATCATGATTGCGTTTTGAATATGGTCTCATACATGAATGATGTCAATTACGCGCACAGCGTGTTGATATCGAGACTAATCGATGATGCATCTTACTTCGAGGCAGAGCGCGGTGCAATGCCTGTGGACAAAGGCACTTTTGTCGGCTTCTTTATTTCTTCAGAAATGGTCGGGAACATTGGGGAACCTAAAGGGGATTATTTCATCTACTGGGATGATGCGGAATACTCCTATAGGGCGAAAAATGCATCCTACGGCATTTATAGGGTGGGAGAGAGCATTATAGAGCATAAGGACTGGAGTGGCCGAGGCCAGTTAAATATCAGGTACGGCCCAGTGAAATTCAACTATACTCCGCTGGCGGGCTGGCGGACTTACTACCTTATCAGGAACAGATTCCTTTGTGATTCAGATTCCGGGCACTCGATGTGGAAGGCTGGCCTGAGTGCGCTCAAGTATCTCCTTAAAACCATGTTGGTCAAGCCGTCCAACACCGTAATAGTGCTGAAGGCAATGCTTCATGGTGTGACAGGTCGCAGAGGCAAGCTGATTTCCCCCTGA